In the Candidatus Saccharimonas aalborgensis genome, one interval contains:
- the rimK gene encoding 30S ribosomal protein S6--L-glutamate ligase has product MKIAILSNEPTNYSTQRLFEEARKRGHDVDIISYSQCYVSIEKDHPVIRYEGKTLDHYDAVIPRIAQSVTKYGTAILRQFENQGSFTTASSIAINRSRDKLRAYQVMARAGVGIPKTVFARDTSNFEDVVELAGGAPLIIKVARGTHGNGVVLAETQKAAKAVMQAFYVEGVNFLVQEFVKESAGTDIRALVVGGRVVASIKRQSLDDDFRSNTHQGGVGKAVKLTDEERKTAVKAAKSMGLAVCGVDMMRSERGPLVLEVNSSASIKTPEQITGRNVAERILEYIEQNAKRRPKKDKVGA; this is encoded by the coding sequence ATGAAAATTGCTATTTTGTCCAATGAACCAACCAACTACTCGACACAGCGTCTCTTTGAAGAGGCTCGGAAGCGAGGGCATGACGTCGATATTATTTCCTATAGCCAATGCTATGTGTCGATCGAAAAAGACCACCCAGTTATTCGTTACGAAGGAAAGACACTGGATCATTATGATGCAGTGATACCGAGAATTGCCCAAAGCGTCACAAAATACGGTACGGCAATTTTGCGTCAGTTTGAAAATCAAGGATCGTTCACGACGGCGAGTTCGATCGCAATCAATCGATCGCGCGACAAACTGCGCGCCTATCAGGTTATGGCAAGGGCGGGGGTTGGTATTCCAAAGACAGTTTTTGCGCGTGATACCTCTAATTTTGAAGATGTCGTTGAGCTTGCGGGCGGTGCGCCACTGATTATCAAGGTGGCTCGCGGCACGCATGGCAATGGTGTGGTACTGGCTGAAACGCAAAAAGCTGCCAAAGCCGTAATGCAGGCCTTTTATGTCGAGGGTGTAAACTTTTTGGTGCAGGAGTTTGTCAAAGAATCAGCCGGAACTGATATCCGTGCTCTTGTGGTTGGCGGGCGTGTCGTTGCAAGCATTAAACGCCAGAGTCTTGACGATGATTTCAGGAGCAACACACATCAAGGCGGTGTCGGCAAGGCAGTAAAGTTAACTGACGAAGAGCGAAAAACGGCGGTGAAAGCAGCAAAGTCAATGGGACTGGCGGTCTGTGGCGTCGATATGATGCGAAGTGAGCGTGGTCCGCTCGTTCTTGAGGTCAACTCAAGTGCTAGTATCAAAACTCCAGAACAGATTACTGGCCGCAATGTCGCTGAGCGTATCCTCGAATATATCGAGCAAAATGCCAAACGCCGTCCCAAAAAAGACAAAGTAGGAGCGTAA
- the ruvA gene encoding Holliday junction branch migration protein RuvA: MIAHVEGTVAEKFGNALIVDVGGVGYEVTVTLADFDAFTLNQRAKLYTYHHIREQAEELFGFSSLTAKKLFEMLITVQGVGPKAALAILSLGEAEHVRNAIANADSSYISGASGVGKKTAERVVVDLSDKVGMPIVYAKRGGVQTELPTSDEALEALIALGYTLSDATRALEGIDTTLPTSERVREALKGH, encoded by the coding sequence ATGATTGCACATGTCGAGGGAACTGTCGCTGAGAAGTTTGGGAATGCTCTGATTGTTGATGTCGGGGGAGTGGGGTATGAAGTAACGGTGACGCTAGCTGATTTTGACGCCTTTACGCTCAATCAACGAGCAAAGCTCTATACCTACCACCATATTCGTGAGCAGGCCGAAGAACTCTTTGGATTTAGTAGCCTGACGGCAAAAAAGTTGTTTGAGATGTTGATCACTGTGCAGGGAGTCGGGCCAAAAGCCGCATTAGCAATTCTTAGTCTTGGTGAGGCCGAACACGTGCGCAATGCAATTGCTAACGCGGATAGCTCCTATATATCAGGCGCAAGTGGTGTCGGCAAAAAAACCGCAGAACGCGTGGTGGTCGACTTATCAGATAAAGTCGGGATGCCAATTGTGTACGCAAAACGCGGTGGAGTACAGACTGAATTGCCTACGAGTGATGAAGCACTAGAGGCGCTCATCGCACTCGGCTACACATTGAGTGATGCGACTCGGGCACTTGAAGGGATCGATACTACACTGCCCACGAGCGAGCGCGTGAGGGAGGCTCTCAAGGGTCACTAG
- a CDS encoding YebC/PmpR family DNA-binding transcriptional regulator — protein MSGHSKWSKIKRDKGANDAKRGAIFTRIGNQIAIAARAGVDPTMNAALALAIEKAKAANMPMSNIQRAIDRVADKSAAALEEVTYEGYGPGGVGIIVETATDNKNRTYPEVRTAITKNGGTMADAGSVAFQFTRKGVIRVGASDESALMTVLDAGAEDAVEEDDEILVYTDMKDLAHSRATIAQSGLPVLDAELQYVPNATVPIVDPDIARKLLKVLDALEELDDVVNVHTNADIQVDIDDES, from the coding sequence ATGTCCGGTCACAGCAAATGGTCAAAAATCAAACGCGATAAAGGAGCAAATGATGCGAAACGCGGCGCTATTTTTACGCGTATTGGTAACCAAATTGCCATTGCTGCTCGCGCGGGTGTTGACCCGACGATGAATGCGGCGCTCGCACTTGCTATCGAAAAGGCAAAGGCAGCCAATATGCCAATGAGCAATATCCAACGTGCGATAGATCGTGTTGCCGACAAGAGCGCAGCGGCGCTTGAAGAGGTCACTTATGAGGGCTATGGTCCTGGTGGCGTCGGTATTATTGTGGAAACGGCAACTGATAACAAAAACCGTACTTACCCCGAAGTCAGAACAGCAATAACAAAGAATGGTGGCACTATGGCTGATGCGGGCAGTGTTGCGTTTCAGTTTACCCGAAAAGGCGTAATTCGGGTTGGGGCGAGCGATGAGTCGGCCCTCATGACGGTGCTCGACGCGGGTGCAGAGGATGCCGTTGAGGAAGACGACGAAATACTTGTCTATACTGACATGAAAGACTTGGCACATAGTAGAGCAACGATAGCTCAGAGTGGTTTGCCAGTGCTTGATGCAGAACTGCAGTATGTGCCAAATGCCACCGTGCCTATTGTCGACCCGGATATCGCACGTAAATTACTGAAAGTGTTGGACGCTCTCGAAGAGCTGGATGATGTTGTTAACGTTCATACCAATGCCGATATCCAAGTAGATATTGACGACGAGAGTTGA
- a CDS encoding transglycosylase domain-containing protein, whose protein sequence is MQTKKPPARMGRYANLSTMKRASRPKRSGAHHKGRFVWFRNLSWRKKTLVLLSPLLIFLIATPIITYVMYAHDIADQERLMNRNNTGIVLTDINGKTFYSVGRAEHRALVPLSQISDNVKHALIASEDKDFYKHGGFNLLSTVRALFTGVGGGSTITQQLAKNTLLSDERSIFRKYQELTMSIAIEQTYTKDQILDMYLNSVYFGENAFGIEEAARVYFNKSPNDLDLAESAMLIGLLPAPSAYSPISGNAQYAKRQQTTVLSRMVTNGYITEEQKSAALAEELKYGAGASQVNSVAPHFAEMVIAELSEKYGYEKVMRSGYQVKTTLDLSTQQTLQESLNAGMGHITAMGGSNASGIVIDPKTGEVRALIGSADYNNPQWGKVNMVTTARQPASTFKSIYYAYALADGVITPATILHDVKTTFGGDYTPLDADKKERGDISVRRAISQSLNIPSVEVMQKYSIDKSIVAANNLGVSAVSKDKNYGLSLALGSAEVPLAQMANAYAAFANGGKQYSKLTLIKEINDKFGGKVESSPAVVRQAISKEGAYLISSILSDNSARAPIFGSSLTVPGRTVAVKTGTTNDNRDAWTIGYTEDYVVGVWVGNNDNSVMRSGGSDMAGPIWRNTMKKLLATIPDKAFTMPRSIVQKSVCTKNGGLAEKSGPNTYTEYFMSGALPTETCNVEPTMISVCELSSGKVISINETALDTTKQSKDTTNCIAPKMQVCDLSNGTIVSIDAATYTTYQYSTDTANCHQEPGANKIQACDTSIGQVVTIYQSQLDGTRYTSDTANCNKV, encoded by the coding sequence ATGCAAACAAAAAAACCACCAGCGCGGATGGGTCGGTATGCCAACCTTTCAACTATGAAGAGAGCATCTCGTCCTAAGCGGTCAGGAGCGCACCATAAGGGTCGCTTTGTCTGGTTTCGTAACTTAAGCTGGCGCAAGAAAACCTTAGTCTTGCTCTCCCCGCTACTTATTTTTTTGATCGCGACGCCGATCATTACGTACGTTATGTATGCTCATGATATCGCCGACCAGGAACGGCTCATGAACCGAAACAACACCGGTATCGTTCTCACTGATATCAACGGTAAGACGTTTTATAGTGTCGGCCGAGCCGAGCATCGTGCCTTGGTACCGTTATCACAAATATCAGATAACGTTAAACATGCCCTGATAGCGAGTGAAGACAAGGATTTCTATAAACACGGCGGCTTCAATTTGCTCAGTACAGTTCGGGCCTTGTTTACCGGAGTTGGTGGCGGGTCCACGATCACCCAACAGCTCGCAAAAAATACTCTCCTCAGTGATGAGCGAAGTATATTTCGTAAATATCAAGAGTTGACCATGTCAATTGCCATTGAGCAGACCTATACCAAGGATCAAATCCTTGACATGTATCTTAACTCAGTGTATTTCGGTGAGAATGCGTTTGGTATCGAGGAAGCTGCTCGAGTTTATTTCAACAAGTCGCCTAATGACCTCGATCTTGCCGAAAGCGCGATGCTTATAGGCCTACTGCCTGCGCCAAGTGCGTATTCGCCCATCAGCGGGAACGCGCAGTATGCAAAACGTCAACAAACGACTGTATTAAGTCGTATGGTAACGAACGGTTATATCACCGAGGAGCAAAAGTCTGCCGCTCTGGCCGAGGAGCTCAAGTATGGGGCGGGTGCGAGCCAAGTCAACTCAGTAGCACCGCATTTTGCAGAAATGGTCATCGCTGAATTAAGTGAAAAATACGGCTACGAAAAGGTAATGCGCTCAGGCTACCAGGTAAAAACAACCCTTGATCTATCAACCCAGCAGACACTACAGGAAAGTCTCAACGCGGGGATGGGTCACATCACTGCTATGGGAGGAAGCAATGCAAGTGGTATTGTCATTGATCCAAAAACGGGAGAAGTTCGTGCACTGATCGGGAGCGCAGACTACAATAATCCCCAGTGGGGTAAGGTCAATATGGTGACGACTGCACGTCAACCCGCATCGACATTTAAGTCAATCTATTATGCGTATGCACTTGCTGATGGCGTTATCACTCCGGCGACAATTCTTCACGATGTAAAGACGACATTTGGTGGTGACTATACACCACTCGATGCTGACAAAAAAGAGCGTGGTGATATTTCGGTACGCAGAGCAATTAGCCAGTCGCTCAACATTCCAAGTGTTGAGGTGATGCAAAAATATTCAATTGACAAATCGATTGTTGCAGCAAATAACTTAGGTGTCTCAGCAGTCAGCAAGGATAAAAACTATGGTCTTTCTCTTGCGCTTGGTTCGGCTGAGGTGCCTCTCGCGCAAATGGCAAATGCCTATGCAGCGTTTGCTAATGGTGGTAAGCAATACAGTAAGCTAACTCTCATCAAAGAAATAAACGATAAGTTTGGTGGTAAGGTAGAGTCTAGCCCCGCAGTGGTACGTCAGGCGATCAGCAAGGAAGGTGCGTACTTGATATCGAGCATCCTCTCTGACAATTCGGCTCGTGCACCTATATTTGGGTCAAGCCTCACAGTGCCAGGTCGTACCGTTGCGGTCAAGACGGGAACCACGAACGATAATCGTGATGCCTGGACGATTGGCTATACAGAAGACTACGTTGTCGGCGTGTGGGTGGGCAACAACGATAACTCGGTGATGCGTAGCGGCGGGTCAGACATGGCGGGACCGATTTGGAGAAATACCATGAAAAAACTCCTGGCAACCATCCCCGACAAAGCATTTACCATGCCGAGGAGTATCGTCCAGAAGTCGGTTTGTACAAAGAATGGTGGCTTAGCCGAAAAGTCTGGTCCAAATACCTATACGGAATACTTTATGTCAGGCGCCCTTCCGACTGAGACGTGTAATGTTGAACCAACCATGATCAGTGTCTGCGAACTTAGCAGTGGGAAAGTGATTAGTATTAATGAGACGGCACTTGATACGACCAAACAGTCTAAAGATACGACAAACTGCATAGCGCCAAAGATGCAGGTCTGTGATTTATCAAATGGCACCATCGTATCGATTGACGCAGCGACCTATACGACCTACCAATACTCGACCGACACTGCAAACTGTCATCAGGAACCCGGCGCTAATAAAATACAGGCCTGCGACACATCAATTGGACAGGTTGTCACGATATATCAATCCCAACTTGACGGAACAAGATATACCAGCGATACAGCAAACTGCAACAAAGTGTGA
- a CDS encoding YdbT family protein, producing MNDEPVNYDKPVAYDADGQPLYAHPVADEETDVTSQPVVPPTIVHLTRPLEPLKQEISPELQEKHDKSVRRYPQLDLSEHEFVILSVRRNMIGMLAPVIMSVIFISLVVAGAILYPQVSSSMRLPTSIDYNIILLIGVLLCVGIATGLYILYWVYVNNLFFLTNESIIEKTQLSLFSSNVKSVGLGDVVEVSYRQTGIIQEIFNYGVVQVGTKDDEVPYIFSYVHAPKEAASSLKDAVEAFKNGRPVGK from the coding sequence ATGAATGACGAGCCGGTGAACTATGATAAGCCAGTTGCCTATGATGCCGACGGTCAGCCTCTCTACGCTCATCCAGTAGCAGATGAGGAGACGGACGTTACAAGCCAACCTGTCGTGCCGCCAACCATTGTTCACCTTACTCGACCTCTTGAACCGCTTAAGCAGGAGATTTCACCAGAGTTACAGGAGAAGCACGATAAGTCAGTCAGGCGGTACCCGCAGCTTGATCTAAGTGAACACGAATTCGTTATTCTCTCGGTTCGGCGGAATATGATAGGAATGCTTGCCCCAGTTATCATGTCAGTCATCTTTATTTCGCTGGTTGTTGCAGGGGCAATTCTTTATCCTCAGGTATCGAGCAGCATGCGCTTACCTACTAGCATTGATTACAACATTATACTGCTTATCGGCGTACTACTCTGTGTCGGTATAGCAACGGGACTTTACATTCTTTACTGGGTATACGTCAACAATCTTTTTTTCTTGACCAACGAAAGTATCATAGAAAAAACGCAACTATCGCTTTTCTCAAGTAATGTTAAATCGGTGGGACTAGGTGATGTCGTAGAAGTAAGCTATCGTCAGACGGGAATTATACAAGAGATATTCAACTATGGTGTCGTGCAGGTAGGCACAAAGGACGACGAAGTACCCTACATATTTAGCTACGTACATGCTCCAAAAGAGGCCGCATCAAGCCTAAAAGATGCTGTAGAAGCTTTCAAAAACGGTCGACCGGTCGGAAAATAG
- the ruvC gene encoding crossover junction endodeoxyribonuclease RuvC has protein sequence MDCGNGVRKLAVRYSASDSPFVIDGDTRYTEYESNGNRHFAVTNKDKDSLTMRIIGIDPGTGIMGFGVIEVTAGKTVLVTAGAITTPPHTPLAERLEEIYTSLQGIIEETKPQLMAIEKLFFNQNVTTAMSVSHARGVAMLAGQQAGLSIEEYTPLQIKQTITGYGRATKKQMQEMVRLHLNLVEAPKPDDCADALAAALMCAVMNRL, from the coding sequence ATGGACTGTGGGAATGGCGTCAGGAAATTGGCAGTGCGGTACAGCGCGTCCGACTCACCCTTCGTCATCGACGGTGATACGCGCTATACTGAGTACGAGAGTAACGGCAACCGTCATTTCGCTGTAACTAATAAAGACAAGGATAGCCTCACTATGAGAATAATTGGTATCGACCCTGGTACAGGAATCATGGGCTTTGGAGTTATCGAAGTTACCGCAGGAAAGACCGTGCTTGTTACCGCCGGGGCTATCACAACTCCTCCGCATACTCCGCTCGCTGAGCGGCTCGAGGAAATATATACGAGCCTACAAGGAATTATTGAAGAGACTAAACCGCAACTAATGGCGATAGAGAAACTGTTTTTTAATCAAAATGTGACGACAGCGATGAGCGTCTCACATGCACGTGGTGTCGCCATGTTGGCTGGACAACAGGCAGGCCTAAGTATCGAGGAGTACACCCCTCTCCAGATAAAACAGACCATAACGGGGTATGGCCGCGCAACAAAAAAGCAAATGCAGGAAATGGTGCGTCTGCACCTCAATCTTGTTGAGGCGCCAAAGCCTGACGACTGCGCAGATGCTCTCGCCGCAGCCCTCATGTGTGCGGTTATGAATCGACTATAA
- a CDS encoding ATP-grasp domain-containing protein, with amino-acid sequence MKQVPASQNNQPVIGLFREHRDIETFVFKAAHYKQAYHELIDRINELGGYVAILMGQSTYKGNGVFTKHWVQVHDGSGYRFEKRGRIKVDMLYVKDFFDVPEGDRLLQVNTLAFRQLCSDKHAAYQVLEDFHPKSRLVYTVAESKEAFDDIPGTHIVVKTLYGNSGTGVYVGPKNEFSVTKYGKDFPWQVQQYVETERGIPGIATGRHDFRVVLKNGEPVIATVRTPPDGEYKSNIGYGGETCLIDRSNIPEALVQLSRQIDARLSSLGSERFYSADFGLTENGWVLFEVNALPGTLDRARGEEAIYYQETLAAFLVDIAKRERRKQ; translated from the coding sequence ATGAAACAAGTACCAGCGAGCCAGAATAACCAACCTGTTATCGGGCTTTTTCGTGAGCATCGCGATATCGAAACTTTTGTATTTAAGGCAGCTCATTACAAACAGGCATATCATGAACTGATTGACCGCATAAATGAGCTGGGCGGCTATGTCGCGATTTTGATGGGTCAGTCGACGTATAAAGGAAATGGTGTTTTTACGAAACACTGGGTACAGGTGCATGATGGTAGTGGGTATCGTTTTGAGAAACGTGGTCGTATCAAGGTTGATATGCTGTATGTCAAAGATTTTTTTGATGTGCCCGAAGGCGATCGTTTGCTCCAGGTAAATACACTCGCATTTCGTCAACTCTGCAGTGATAAACACGCAGCATACCAGGTACTCGAAGACTTCCATCCAAAATCACGGCTTGTCTACACAGTCGCTGAGTCGAAAGAAGCATTCGATGATATACCTGGTACGCACATTGTCGTTAAGACACTCTACGGCAACTCAGGAACTGGCGTGTATGTAGGGCCAAAAAATGAGTTTAGTGTGACGAAATATGGGAAAGATTTTCCTTGGCAGGTTCAGCAATATGTTGAAACAGAACGCGGCATTCCTGGCATTGCCACAGGTAGACATGATTTTCGCGTGGTGCTCAAAAACGGTGAGCCTGTCATCGCAACGGTTCGAACTCCGCCCGACGGAGAGTACAAATCAAATATTGGCTATGGTGGCGAGACGTGTCTGATTGACCGATCTAACATACCGGAAGCCTTAGTCCAGCTCAGCCGCCAAATTGATGCACGGCTATCATCGTTGGGTTCTGAGCGTTTTTATTCGGCAGATTTCGGGCTGACAGAGAACGGATGGGTATTATTTGAAGTCAATGCTCTGCCGGGTACACTTGACCGAGCGCGGGGCGAGGAGGCGATCTATTACCAGGAAACTCTCGCAGCGTTTTTAGTCGATATCGCTAAAAGAGAGAGGAGAAAACAATGA
- a CDS encoding ATP-dependent zinc protease family protein → MTKVLGRAERVDFADYGLHDIPAKVDTGAYSSSIDCSKVELRNGELEFILFHPSVKGYTGELHHTQEFDTTEVKNANGVQLRYVIFPQMTINGETRRCRLTLADRSKLRYPVLIGRRFLREGEYTVDVRIGKGLPDDEEERNL, encoded by the coding sequence ATGACGAAAGTATTGGGAAGAGCGGAACGAGTCGACTTTGCTGACTATGGTCTCCACGACATTCCGGCAAAGGTCGACACCGGTGCCTATAGCTCCTCGATTGACTGCAGTAAGGTAGAACTCCGTAACGGTGAATTGGAATTTATCCTTTTTCACCCTAGTGTTAAAGGATACACTGGCGAACTACATCACACTCAAGAGTTTGATACGACCGAAGTAAAGAATGCCAATGGGGTACAACTGCGCTACGTCATCTTTCCTCAGATGACTATCAACGGTGAAACGCGTCGCTGTCGGTTGACACTTGCTGATCGAAGTAAGCTACGGTATCCGGTGCTGATAGGACGACGTTTTTTGCGTGAAGGAGAGTATACTGTGGATGTGCGTATTGGCAAGGGATTGCCCGATGACGAAGAGGAGCGAAACTTATGA
- a CDS encoding ComEC/Rec2 family competence protein — MFQRLRDTVHPTWHLTAACVGMVVGATTAFWWPHASDWYWYVAGMGVLALCMWKHRRYFVIIAFGAGAMIGLWRGSVDRAVVETYTALFGQHIKVSGVIAEDVELNHFGQTNIHLSELGTGNTALVGHVWVTTKGNVTLQRGDLITVDGKLTPGFGSFAASLNDARLDTVSRRSGGDPFLVVRDTVATNIRETISEPAASLGSGYLLGQKNSLPSDLAEALKIAGLTHIVVASGYNLTILVRLGRRLFEKISKYLAGMTGVALVLGFAGIAGLSPSMMRAGIVSLLALWAWYVGRTFHPFTLLVIAAAITVMIDPSYAWGNIGWELSFAAFGGVMLVAPLLQAYFFGTKRPGTIRQIVGESVAAQLMTAPIIGVLFGQFSVVAPLSNLLILPFVPLAMLLTAVAGIGAWVPGIGSFVGYPAQALLDTMIWFIHYFAALPWAQVSGVISWWLVGVWYTVIAVGCWYMQRRTGYQLRKASVVE; from the coding sequence ATGTTTCAACGGCTACGCGATACAGTCCATCCGACTTGGCATCTCACGGCAGCGTGTGTGGGGATGGTTGTTGGTGCTACCACTGCGTTTTGGTGGCCTCATGCATCAGATTGGTATTGGTATGTGGCTGGTATGGGGGTGTTGGCTCTTTGTATGTGGAAGCATCGACGCTACTTTGTGATCATCGCCTTTGGTGCCGGAGCTATGATCGGTTTATGGCGGGGGAGTGTCGATCGAGCAGTTGTCGAAACCTATACTGCGCTCTTTGGGCAGCATATCAAAGTCAGTGGAGTGATTGCCGAAGATGTTGAGCTGAACCATTTTGGTCAGACGAATATTCACTTGAGTGAGCTTGGGACTGGCAATACAGCCCTGGTAGGGCATGTGTGGGTAACAACAAAGGGTAACGTTACACTTCAGCGAGGTGACTTGATAACAGTCGATGGCAAATTAACACCTGGATTTGGTAGTTTCGCAGCATCACTAAATGATGCACGCCTCGATACCGTGTCGCGGCGTAGTGGAGGCGATCCATTTCTCGTCGTTCGAGATACGGTTGCAACCAATATTCGCGAGACGATTTCCGAGCCTGCGGCCAGTCTGGGAAGTGGGTATCTACTTGGACAAAAGAATAGCTTGCCTAGTGATTTGGCAGAGGCGCTAAAGATTGCTGGCTTGACACATATTGTGGTTGCGAGCGGGTATAATCTCACGATATTGGTGCGTCTTGGCAGAAGGCTGTTTGAGAAAATATCAAAATATCTTGCTGGGATGACGGGTGTTGCACTAGTACTAGGGTTCGCGGGGATTGCCGGATTAAGCCCGAGTATGATGCGCGCTGGCATTGTATCCCTACTTGCTCTCTGGGCGTGGTATGTGGGGAGGACATTTCATCCTTTCACGCTGCTCGTGATCGCGGCGGCAATTACGGTGATGATCGACCCTAGCTATGCGTGGGGGAATATCGGCTGGGAGTTGAGTTTTGCTGCCTTTGGCGGCGTAATGCTTGTTGCGCCACTGTTGCAGGCATATTTTTTTGGTACCAAACGACCAGGAACAATCCGGCAAATTGTCGGCGAATCGGTCGCTGCCCAGCTAATGACCGCACCGATTATCGGTGTACTGTTTGGGCAGTTCTCTGTCGTTGCGCCTCTCTCGAATCTGCTTATTTTGCCGTTTGTGCCACTTGCCATGCTACTGACGGCTGTTGCGGGTATTGGGGCATGGGTCCCTGGTATAGGAAGTTTCGTCGGCTATCCTGCTCAGGCCCTTCTCGACACGATGATTTGGTTTATACATTACTTTGCAGCATTGCCGTGGGCACAGGTAAGTGGAGTCATATCGTGGTGGCTGGTCGGTGTGTGGTATACGGTTATCGCTGTGGGATGTTGGTATATGCAGAGACGTACCGGTTATCAATTACGCAAGGCATCAGTAGTAGAATAG
- the ruvB gene encoding Holliday junction branch migration DNA helicase RuvB, producing the protein MAIERIVETTLSDNDDDQQIEVTLRPQRFSEYIGQERLKKNLKLSIAAAKKRGEPIDHILLYGPPGLGKTTMATVIANEMGATIRISSGPAIERAGDLASILTNLQDGDILFIDEIHRLSRTVEEVLYAAMEDFKLDIVIGKGPAARSIRLDLPRFTVIGATTRTGALAAPLRDRFGHLYRLEFYNHQEITEILRRSAGILGSKIEEEAAVLLSTRARLTPRIANRLLKRVRDYADVNGDGIIDLSMTTQALELLEIDEQGLDPADRHMISTIIDAYGDNPVGLSTIAALTGDEPTTIEDFYEPYLLKIGFIERTPRGRRVTQRAYRHLGKQVKNT; encoded by the coding sequence ATGGCTATTGAGCGAATTGTAGAGACAACTCTAAGTGATAATGACGATGATCAGCAAATCGAAGTGACACTGCGCCCGCAGCGGTTTTCTGAATATATCGGTCAAGAGCGGCTAAAAAAGAATCTCAAACTCAGTATCGCGGCAGCAAAAAAGCGCGGTGAGCCTATCGACCATATTTTGCTCTATGGCCCTCCGGGTCTTGGGAAAACAACGATGGCAACAGTGATTGCTAACGAGATGGGAGCAACGATACGCATAAGTTCTGGGCCGGCTATTGAACGGGCTGGTGACCTCGCGAGCATTCTCACTAATTTACAGGATGGAGATATTTTGTTTATTGATGAGATTCACCGCCTTAGTCGTACCGTTGAGGAAGTTCTCTATGCGGCGATGGAGGATTTCAAACTCGATATTGTTATTGGAAAAGGCCCGGCCGCTCGAAGTATTCGGCTCGATTTACCTCGATTTACCGTCATCGGCGCCACTACAAGGACGGGAGCGCTTGCCGCACCACTTCGTGACCGCTTCGGGCATCTCTATCGGCTTGAGTTCTATAATCACCAGGAAATTACTGAGATCCTCAGACGCTCTGCGGGTATCCTTGGTAGCAAGATCGAGGAGGAAGCAGCAGTACTATTAAGTACTCGTGCACGCCTCACACCGCGAATTGCCAACCGTTTGCTCAAACGTGTCCGCGACTATGCCGACGTGAATGGTGATGGAATAATCGACCTTTCTATGACCACCCAAGCACTCGAGCTATTAGAGATTGACGAACAAGGGCTTGATCCAGCCGATCGCCACATGATCTCAACCATCATTGATGCCTATGGCGATAACCCCGTCGGCCTTAGCACTATCGCGGCGCTTACGGGCGACGAGCCCACGACAATTGAGGATTTCTATGAACCGTACTTACTAAAAATTGGTTTTATCGAACGAACTCCAAGGGGGAGAAGGGTTACGCAGCGCGCCTATCGGCACCTTGGCAAACAAGTAAAAAATACGTGA